The Deinococcus metalli genome has a segment encoding these proteins:
- a CDS encoding restriction endonuclease subunit S, protein MTQSWPEAPLKAITTKIGSGATPRGGKESYAAEGIALIRSMNVYDMSFNWDNLARIGDEQAKQLDNVVVQVDDVLLNITGASVARCCKVPSSALPARVNQHVAIIRGHKDKVSPLYLMYYLTSPLGKNRLLSLAQGGATREALTKGTLEEFSLPLPPLPIQRKIATVLSAYDDLIENNTRRVQVLEEMARALYREWFVEYRFPGHDTAEFVEDEHGRMPEGWERGTFSDAAVVFSTTLNPAHFPEEEFEHFSLPAFDEGQRPVVELGEMIKSSKNRVPKNCVLLPKLNPRIPRVWLPPASMGSRQIASTEFLPLLPARGYSKYWLYCLCSAPELLERLAAMASGTSSSHQRISPKGLAILPLVLPPEKVVQRFTEVVAPALELTSALRQRNANLRRTRDLLLPRLVSGELDVSALDVRGLGLEAIGAEVEEEAVA, encoded by the coding sequence ATGACACAGTCCTGGCCTGAAGCTCCGCTTAAAGCGATCACAACCAAAATTGGGAGTGGGGCGACGCCGCGCGGTGGCAAAGAGAGCTACGCTGCTGAAGGTATTGCGCTCATACGCAGCATGAATGTGTACGATATGTCCTTTAATTGGGACAACTTGGCAAGAATTGGTGATGAGCAAGCAAAACAGCTCGACAATGTTGTTGTGCAAGTGGATGATGTGTTGTTGAACATCACTGGCGCATCGGTCGCTAGATGTTGCAAGGTGCCAAGTTCAGCGCTTCCTGCTCGGGTTAATCAGCATGTAGCAATTATTCGCGGTCACAAGGACAAGGTTTCGCCTTTATATCTGATGTATTACCTGACTTCACCTCTGGGTAAGAACAGATTGTTGAGCCTTGCTCAAGGGGGTGCCACTCGAGAAGCATTGACGAAAGGTACTCTTGAGGAGTTTTCGTTACCCCTTCCCCCTCTCCCCATTCAACGCAAAATCGCAACAGTCCTCTCTGCATACGATGATCTGATCGAGAACAACACGAGGCGCGTGCAGGTGCTGGAGGAGATGGCGCGTGCCCTCTACCGCGAGTGGTTCGTGGAATACCGCTTCCCCGGCCACGACACCGCCGAGTTCGTGGAAGACGAGCACGGGCGGATGCCTGAAGGGTGGGAGAGGGGCACGTTTTCCGACGCAGCGGTCGTGTTCAGTACCACACTCAATCCAGCACACTTCCCCGAAGAGGAGTTTGAACACTTTAGCCTCCCTGCCTTCGATGAGGGCCAACGCCCAGTTGTCGAGTTGGGAGAAATGATCAAGAGCAGCAAGAACCGTGTGCCCAAGAATTGTGTGCTTCTACCTAAGCTCAACCCGCGGATCCCTAGAGTTTGGTTGCCGCCGGCCTCTATGGGTAGCCGTCAGATCGCGTCAACGGAGTTTTTGCCGCTGCTCCCCGCACGTGGCTACTCAAAGTATTGGCTGTATTGCCTCTGCTCGGCCCCCGAGCTACTTGAACGGCTGGCAGCAATGGCTTCGGGTACCTCGTCTAGCCATCAACGGATCTCGCCCAAGGGCCTGGCGATCCTGCCACTTGTCCTGCCTCCGGAGAAGGTTGTGCAGCGTTTCACCGAGGTGGTAGCCCCAGCTCTAGAGCTGACCTCAGCACTCCGACAGCGCAACGCCAACCTCCGCCGTACCCGTGACCTGCTGCTGCCCCGGCTGGTGTCGGGCGAGCTGGACGTTTCTGCGCTGGATGTGCGGGGGCTGGGGCTGGAAGCCATTGGGGCAGAGGTTGAAGAGGAGGCGGTGGCGTGA